CGGCCCTGTATCTCGGTGAGGACCCGCAGAATCCCGACATGGCGAAGGTCACGCCGGCGCTGCAGAAGCTGAAGGACAACGCAAAGCTGCTGTACTCGTCGAGCGATGACCTGGCGAAGGCAGTCGCGAGCGGTTCGGTGGTGGCCGGCACCGGCGACTCCGGGAGCCTCGGGAGCCTGATCGCGAGCAAGGCCGCGGGCACGGAGAACTTCAGGTATGAGATCCCGAAGGAGGGCGCGGTCGGGTGGATCGACAACTGGGCGATCGCTGCTAAGACGCAGCACCTCGATCTCGCCTACACGTGGCTGAACTTCATGACGAGCCCGAGTTTCCTGGCGAAGTGGGCGAACACTCCCGCTGACGCGTCGCCCGCGCCCGCGAATAAGAGCGTCGTGGACTCGTTGCCCGCCTCGACCATGAATCGTCTGCAGGCGAACCCCGACAAGATCTCCCGTCTGGCCCTGCAGCTGCCCGAGCCCGCTGACCGGCTGCAGTCATGGGTCGACGCGTGGACCCAGGTCAAGGCCGGTTCCTGATGACCACCACCCCGCTGTCTCTGGCCCGCCGTCCCCGGCGGCAGGCCAGGGGGGCCCTGGGCACGGGGCTACTGCTGACTCCAGGCGGGATCCTGCTGATCCTGTTCGCCCTGCTTCCGTTGGTGGCGCTGCTGGTGATTGGGTTCACGAACGACGCCGGTGGCGTCACCGTCGAGAACTTCGCGCAGATGCTCGGGAGCCCCGTCTACGTCTCGCTGCTCGGCCGGACGCTGCTGATTGCGTTCTGCGTGACCGTGGTCAGCATCGCGCTGGCCTGGCCCGCGGCGTGGGCCTTGGCCCGGTACACCAGGCCCAAGGCCAAGCCGATGATCCTGGGCTTCGTCATCATCCCGTACATCACGTCCCAACTGCTGTTGATCTACGGTTTCGTGAGCCTGATCCAGGCCGGCGGACCGATCATGTCGCTGCTCACGGCGATCGGGCTGACCGACGCGCAGGCATCGATCATGTACACGCCGGCCGCTAGCATCCTGATGCTCGTCATCGAGAGCATCCCGACCGCGATCCTGGTGATGTACTCGGCGTCCGAGCAGATCGACGGGTCGGTGCTGGAGGCCTCCCGGACTCTGAGTGCGTCCAAGGGGTTCGTATTCACGCGGGTGGTCTGGCCGCTGTCCACCGCGATGATCGCCGTGAACTTCGCGCTGACGTTCGTGCAGACGGTGGGTGCGTTCGCCGAGCCGACCATCCTCGGTGGCCCGAACGGCCAGATGCTCGGCAACACGATCGCGTCGCAGCTCTCATCGGGAGTCCACCAGCAGTTCGCGGTGGCGATGTCGCTGGTGCTGCTCGTGGCGTCGCTGGCGATCGTCGGCGCCGTGACCGGGCTGCTGACCTGGTCACGGAATTCGCTCTCGGGTGTGTCCAGAGCACATCGGCCCAGGAGCGAGAGCGTGACTGCCCAGACTCGCATCGCTGAGGATGCGCTGACCACGGAAGGGGTGCTCCGATGAAGACCGCCGTCCTCCCTCGCCTGATGAAAATCTGGCTGTACGTACTCTTGGTGATCCTGGCGTTGCCGCTGCTCGCGATGACGACCTTGAGCCTGAATCAGTCCCGGTATGGGACCTTCCCGTTCCAC
This genomic stretch from Leifsonia sp. EB41 harbors:
- a CDS encoding ABC transporter permease, producing MTTTPLSLARRPRRQARGALGTGLLLTPGGILLILFALLPLVALLVIGFTNDAGGVTVENFAQMLGSPVYVSLLGRTLLIAFCVTVVSIALAWPAAWALARYTRPKAKPMILGFVIIPYITSQLLLIYGFVSLIQAGGPIMSLLTAIGLTDAQASIMYTPAASILMLVIESIPTAILVMYSASEQIDGSVLEASRTLSASKGFVFTRVVWPLSTAMIAVNFALTFVQTVGAFAEPTILGGPNGQMLGNTIASQLSSGVHQQFAVAMSLVLLVASLAIVGAVTGLLTWSRNSLSGVSRAHRPRSESVTAQTRIAEDALTTEGVLR